From a single Sander vitreus isolate 19-12246 chromosome 4, sanVit1, whole genome shotgun sequence genomic region:
- the gpd1b gene encoding glycerol-3-phosphate dehydrogenase 1b — MAAPKKVCVIGSGNWGSAIAKIVGANAAKYDKFDTTVNMWVFEETVNGRKLTEIINQDHENVKYLPGHKLPSNVLAVPDLAESVKGADILIFVVPHQFIVRVCDTIKDHIKKDALGMSLIKGVDAGPEGLKLISEVIRGKLGITMTVLMGANIANEVAEEKFCETTIGCKDKACGPMLKELMQTTNFRVAVVEESDVVEICGALKNIVAVGAGFCDGLGFGDNTKAAVIRLGLMEMIAFARVFCTSGPVSPATFLESCGIADLITTCYGGRNRKIGEAFAKTGKTIEQLENELLNGQKLQGPATAFEVHQVLKQKNMAEKFPLFTAVHQICFEGHTVTEFIKCLQNHPEHL; from the exons ATGGCAGCACCAAAGAAAGTCTGTGTGATCGGCTCTGGTAACTG GGGCTCTGCCATTGCCAAGATTGTGGGTGCCAACGCAGCCAAGTATGACAAGTTTGACACCACAGTGAACATGTGGGTGTTCGAAGAGACGGTGAACGGCCGTAAACTCACAGAAATCATCAACCAGGAtcatgaaaatgtgaaatatcTGCCTGGCCACAAGCTGCCCTCCAATGTG TTGGCAGTTCCAGACTTGGCTGAGTCTGTGAAAGGAGCCGACATCCTGATCTTCGTGGTGCCTCACCAGTTCATTGTGAGAGTATGCGACACCATTAAAGACCACATCAAGAAGGATGCTTTAGGAATGTCTCTCATCAAG GGTGTGGATGCGGGTCCAGAGGGTCTGAAGCTGATCTCAGAGGTCATCCGAGGGAAGCTGGGCATCACCATGACGGTCCTCATGGGAGCAAACATCGCCAACGAGGTCGCTGAGGAGAAGTTCTGTGAAACAACCATTG GGTGCAAAGACAAGGCCTGCGGGCCCATGCTGAAGGAGCTCATGCAGACCACCAACTTCCGCGTGGCTGTGGTGGAGGAGTCGGATGTTGTGGAGATCTGCGGGGCGCTCAAG AACATCGTAGCAGTGGGAGCGGGTTTCTGTGATGGCCTGGGATTTGGCGACAACACCAAGGCAGCAGTGATTCGTCTGGGCCTGATGGAGATGATCGCCTTCGCCAGGGTCTTTTGCACAAGCGGCCCAGTCTCCCCCGCTACCTTCCTGGAGAGCTGCGGCATTGCTGACCTCATCACAACCTGCTACGGTGGACGCAACCGCAAGATCGGGGAGGCTTTCGCCAAAACAGGCAAA ACCATTGAGCAGTTAGAGAATGAGCTGCTCAACGGCCAGAAGCTTCAAGGTCCAGCGACTGCATTCGAGGTCCACCAAGtcttgaaacaaaaaaacatggcgGAAAA GTTTCCTCTTTTCACTGCCGTTCACCAGATCTGCTTCGAAGGCCACACAGTCACAGAGTTCATCAAGTGTTTGCAGAACCACCCAGAGCACCTGTGA